The DNA region ACGAAATAATAACTGACTTTCAACGTGAGTTTCAAGTAGTCATTGGTAAAAACCACGCCAAGTATTTCGATAAAAATAGCTGGTTATATTTTACTAAAGAAAGATTTGATTTGTTATACCCTAGCTATGGAGATACCTACCCTATGTATAATGGAGCTATTGGTATGACTTATGAACAAGGCGGTAGCGGAAGAGCAGGTTTGGGAATTAAAACCGCCGATGACGATGTGCTAACGCTCAAGGATAGAATTGCACACCACTACACCACGGGTTTGTCAACTATTGAAATGGCATCTGATCATGCGGATAAATTGCAACAAGAATTTATTGCATACTTTAATAGGGCTACAAATAATCCAAAAGGGAAATATAAAAGTTATGTAATTAGTGGTAGTAATGGAAAAGACAAGTTAAATAGCCTTAAAAAGTTGCTAGAAAAGCATCAAATTAAATACGGAATGCCAACTTCCAATGCCTCTGTAAAGGCTTTTGACTATGAAAGTAATACAACAAAATCAATGCGATTTTCTTCAAAGGATATGGTTATTAATACGAATCAGCCAAAGTCAAATTTCATAAATGCATTGTTTGAACCTCAAACCAAAATTGTTGATTCGTTAACCTATGATATTACTGCGTGGTCCATACCTTATAGTAGAGGTTTAAAAGCGTATGCTTTAGCTAACGCTCTAGCATCAGAATCAATGCCTGCAGATGCGGTTGGAGCAGACCCAGTAGGCGTTGAAAAGCCATATGCGTATTTGGCAAAATGGAACAGTACTGACGATGCTACCTTTTTAGGCTATTTATTACAAAACAAAGTTAAGGTTCGATTTTCAGAATCTGCTTTTACCATTGAGGGTAATAATTATAAAGCTGGGACTTTGGTTATTACAAGAAGAGGTAATGAAAAGCTGGGCGAAAAATTTGATGCAATTATCCGAAAAGCCACACAAAAATTTGATAGAAAAGTTACCGGAGTAGCTACGGGGTTTGTAACCAAAGGTAAAGATTTTGGCTCAAGTGCCGTCCGTTACCTAAAAGCTCCTAAAATTGCGGTACTTTCTGGTGATGGAGTTTCTTCACTCGGCTTTGGAGAAATTTGGCACTTTTTTGAGCAACAAATTCATTACCCGATAACTGTTTTGGATACGGAATATTTCAATAGGGTAAATTTAGACAAATATAATGTTTTGGTGCTGCCAAGTGGCTGGTACGATAGCTTGCTCAATAAGGATAAATTAAAGGAAATAAAAAAATGGGTCCAAAACGGAGGAAGGTTAATTGTCATAGACAGAGCCCTTAGTGTTTTTGCCGATAGCGAGGCCTTTGACTTATCAAATTATAAAGATGATGATGAAAAGTCTGAAAAACAAAAAGAGAAGAAAGCACAAAAACAAAAATTAGAACTTGAGGCTTACGATCAATTGGAGCGTAAATCATTATCCAATCTAATAACCGGAAGTATTTTTAAAGCTACGATGGATAATACACACCCTCTAGGTTTTGGGTATGGAAAAAATTACAATACTTTACGTTTAAGTAGCAATAGGTATGCCTACTTGAAAAATGGAAGCAACGTGAGTGTAATTAAAAGTAAAAACGATTTAGTAAGCGGGTTTGCAGGGGCAAATGCCCTAAACGATATTGAAAAATCATTAGTTTTTGGTGTTGAAAGAAAGGGTAGAGGAGCAGTAATTTATTTAGCAGATAACCCATTGTTCAGAAGCTTTTGGGAAAACGGAAAGTTAGTGTTCTGCAATGCCGTTTTTATGGTAGGTCAATAACTTTGTAATGTCATTCCGAACGAAATATTTAATGGAGTGAGGAATCTGCTAAATTTGAATACTAAAAAATAACAATACAAATAGCGAATAATTAATACTATGGATACATCACCTCTTTTTACCAATGACACCATTGTTTTCGGATTACTAATGTTAGCCTTGGGCTTTATTTTTTATACATCCTCAAAAAAAGAAGGTTTTTGGAAAAAGTTTTATGGTATAGTGCCTGCTTTATTTGTGGCATATATGCTACCCGCTGTGTTTACCACTGCAGGTTTAATTGCCCCTGAATGGCAAACGGTCTCAGATACAGGTGAAGTCACAGAACACAGTACCAGCTTATATTATATGTCTAGCCGTTACTTATTACCAGCAGCATTAGTACTCATGACCCTAAGTATCGATTTAAAAGCAGTATTCAATCTAGGTTGGAAAGCCTTGGTCATGTTTTTTACCGGAACGGTCGGGATAATCATAGGTGGGCCCATTGCTATTTTATTAGTTTCTATGTTTTCGCCCGAAACTGTTGGTGGTGCT from Aureibaculum sp. 2308TA14-22 includes:
- a CDS encoding M14 family metallopeptidase, producing MKNIFFFCLLFLITLTTFSQLKSPAEFLGYELGDRFTRHHQVVDYFKHIAKENENVKLIKYGETYENRTLQLAFITAPKNFSKLENLRTNHLKSIGILNGEANSEISIVWLSYNVHGNESVSTEAAMKTLYALVDSNNTETKKWLENTIVIIDPCINPDGRDRYVNWYNQYQNKPYNINPDSKEHHEPWPGGRANHYLFDLNRDWAWATQTETQSRLEEYNKWMPHVHVDFHEQGVNSPYYFAPAAEPYHEIITDFQREFQVVIGKNHAKYFDKNSWLYFTKERFDLLYPSYGDTYPMYNGAIGMTYEQGGSGRAGLGIKTADDDVLTLKDRIAHHYTTGLSTIEMASDHADKLQQEFIAYFNRATNNPKGKYKSYVISGSNGKDKLNSLKKLLEKHQIKYGMPTSNASVKAFDYESNTTKSMRFSSKDMVINTNQPKSNFINALFEPQTKIVDSLTYDITAWSIPYSRGLKAYALANALASESMPADAVGADPVGVEKPYAYLAKWNSTDDATFLGYLLQNKVKVRFSESAFTIEGNNYKAGTLVITRRGNEKLGEKFDAIIRKATQKFDRKVTGVATGFVTKGKDFGSSAVRYLKAPKIAVLSGDGVSSLGFGEIWHFFEQQIHYPITVLDTEYFNRVNLDKYNVLVLPSGWYDSLLNKDKLKEIKKWVQNGGRLIVIDRALSVFADSEAFDLSNYKDDDEKSEKQKEKKAQKQKLELEAYDQLERKSLSNLITGSIFKATMDNTHPLGFGYGKNYNTLRLSSNRYAYLKNGSNVSVIKSKNDLVSGFAGANALNDIEKSLVFGVERKGRGAVIYLADNPLFRSFWENGKLVFCNAVFMVGQ